A part of Prionailurus viverrinus isolate Anna chromosome E1, UM_Priviv_1.0, whole genome shotgun sequence genomic DNA contains:
- the ZACN gene encoding zinc-activated ligand-gated ion channel, which translates to MQPLKMALQLLLHVAFLRLSATAGPSVQGRDFRTPAVAWPSYSDLNWPQEVQETIQIPNNGSAPLLVDVRVFVSNVFNVDILRYTVSSMLLLRLSWLDTRLAWNASVRPRRAVTLPWDSLWTPGLTIQEALWVDWQDQSPRARVDPDGHVDLYLTLTTETNCDFELLHFPRDQSDCNLSFYALGNTALELEFRAHAVNEIVSVKREYAVWDLKTQVPPQQLVPCFQVTLRLQNTALKAIIALLVPGEALLLADMCGGLLPLQATERIAYKVTLLLGYLVFHSSLVQALPSSSSCNPLLIYYFTVLLLLLFASTMETVLLAALLARGDLRAKSGPSPTPRAEQHGHSHGDSEPNPEGAPRVKGSRRSQAEAADHVFFLVYVVGVVCSQFFFIGLWMWATCKSDPAPGKAVPHGGQPRL; encoded by the exons ATGCAGCCACTGAAGATGGCCCTGCAGCTCCTGCTCCATGTGGCCTTCCTCAGGCTCAGCGCCACCGCCGGGCCCTCGGTCCAGGGGCGGGACTTTAGAACACCGGCAGTTG CCTGGCCATCCTACTCCGACCTCAACTGGCCCCAGGAGGTTCAGGAAACCATCCAGATTCCGAACAACGGGAGCGCGCCCCTGCTTGTGGACGTGCGGGTGTTTGTGTCCAACGTGTTTAACGTG GACATCCTGCGGTACACAGTGTCCTCCATGCTGCTGCTTCGGCTG TCCTGGCTGGACACTCGCCTGGCCTGGAACGCGAGTGTGCGCCCACGGCGTGCAGTCACACTGCCCTGGGACTCACTCTGGACTCCAGGACTCACCATCCAGGAGGC GCTCTGGGTGGACTGGCAGGATCAGAGCCCAAGGGCCCGAGTGGACCCCGACGGCCACGTTGACCTGTACTTGACCCTCACCACCGAGACCAACTGTGATTTTGAGCTCCTCCACTTCCCCAGGGACCAGAGTGACTGCAACCTCAGCTTCTACGCTCTCGGCAACACTG CCCTGGAGCTGGAGTTCCGGGCGCACGCGGTGAACGAGATTGTGAGCGTCAAGAGGGAATACGCAGTTTGGGATCTGAAAACCCAAGTCCCACCCCAGCAGCTGGTGCCCTGCTTCCAGGTGACG CTGCGCCTGCAGAACACAGCGCTGAAGGCCATCATAGCTCTGCTGGTACCCGGGGAGGCCCTGCTGTTGGCTGACATGTGCGGGGGGCTACTGCCCCTCCAGGCCACCGAGCGCATTGCCTACAAGGTGACCCTGCTGCTGGGCTACCTGGTCTTCCACTCCTCCCTGGTGCAGGCCctgcccagctcctcctcctgcaACCCACTGCTCA TTTACTACTTcactgtgctgctgctgctgctttttgcCAGCACCATGGAGACCGTGCTGCTGGCCGCGCTGCTGGCCCGGGGCGACCTCAGGGCCAAGAGCGGCCCCAGCCCGACCCCTAGAGCGGAGCAGCACGGTCACAGTCACGGGGACTCAGAGCCAAATCCTGAAG GAGCCCCCAGAGTGAAGGGGTCGAGAAGGAGCCAGGCCGAGGCTGCTGACCACGTCTTCTTCCTGGTGTATGTGGTGGGTGTAGTGTGCAGCCAGTTTTTCTTCATCGGGCTCTGGATGTGGGCGACGTGCAAGTCTGACCCAGCTCCCGGCAAGGCCGTGCCCCATGGCGGGCAGCCCAGGCtgtga
- the GALR2 gene encoding galanin receptor type 2, which produces MNGSGGPRAEDASEANGRDSWQPEAVIVPMLFVLIFLVGTVGNALVLAVLLRGGQAVSTTNLFILNLGVADLCFIVCCVPFQATIYTLDGWVFGSLLCKAVHFLIFLTMYASSFTLAAVSLDRYLAIRYPLHSRELRTPRNALAAIGLIWGLSLLFSGPYLSYYRQSKLANLTVCHPAWSAPRRRAMDLCTFVFSYLLPVLVLGLTYARTLRYLWRTVDPVAAGSSARRAKRKVTRMIIIVAVLFCLCWMPHHALILCVWFGRFPLTPATYALRILSHLVSYANSCVNPIVYALVSKHFRKGFRKICAGLLRRAPRRASGRVCIAAQGTHRSSVLERESTEGTHVSEAAGPSSPVLAPLSSPPALNLVPGPSWRDQDAPNGIPAVNAT; this is translated from the exons ATGAATGGCTCGGGTGGCCCGCGGGCCGAGGACGCCAGTGAGGCGAATGGCAGGGACAGCTGGCAGCCCGAGGCGGTTATCGTGCCCATGTTGTTCGTGCTCATCTTCTTGGTGGGCACCGTGGGCAACGCGCTGGTGCTGGCCGTGCTGCTGCGCGGCGGCCAGGCGGTCAGCACCACCAACCTGTTCATCCTCAACCTGGGCGTGGCCGACCTGTGCTTCATCGTGTGCTGCGTGCCTTTCCAGGCCACCATCTACACCCTGGACGGCTGGGTGTTCGGCTCGCTGCTCTGCAAGGCCGTGCATTTCCTCATCTTCCTCACCATGTACGCCAGCAGCTTCACGCTGGCCGCTGTCTCCCTGGACAG GTATCTGGCCATCCGCTACCCGCTGCACTCCCGAGAGCTGCGCACGCCTCGCAACGCGCTGGCTGCCATCGGGCTCATCTGGGGGCTGTCGCTGCTCTTCTCCGGGCCCTACCTGAGTTACTACCGCCAGTCGAAGTTGGCCAACCTGACTGTGTGCCACCCGGCGTGGAGCGCGCCTCGTCGCCGCGCCATGGACCTCTGCACCTTTGTCTTCAGCTACCTGCTTCCCGTGCTGGTGCTCGGCCTGACCTACGCGCGCACCCTGCGCTACCTGTGGCGAACGGTCGACCCGGTGGCCGCCGGTTCGAGCGCCCGGCGCGCCAAGCGCAAGGTGACGCGCATGATCATCATCGTGGCTGTGCTCTTCTGCCTCTGTTGGATGCCTCACCACGCGCTCATCCTCTGCGTGTGGTTCGGCCGCTTCCCGCTTACACCTGCCACCTACGCGCTGCGCATCCTCTCGCACCTGGTCTCCTATGCCAACTCCTGTGTCAACCCCATCGTCTACGCGCTCGTCTCCAAGCACTTCCGCAAGGGCTTCCGCAAGATCTGCGCAGGTCTGCTGCGCCGTGCCCCACGTAGAGCCTCGGGCCGCGTGTGCATCGCCGCACAGGGGACCCACCGCAGCAGCGTCCTAGAGCGTGAGTCCACCGAGGGGACGCACGTGAGCGAGGCTGCCGGGCCCTCCTCCCCTGTGCTGGCACCTCTCAGCAGTCCCCCGGCCTTGAACCTGGTACCCGGGCCATCCTGGCGGGACCAAGATGCCCCCAACGGCATCCCGGCAGTGAATGCGACCTGA